One segment of Paenibacillus rhizovicinus DNA contains the following:
- a CDS encoding GNAT family N-acetyltransferase produces MEIVLQTLGSEEQKSLWKAAFEAHDIFRPEDYYDRCLDENTAGTRVTLLAFANHQLIGCSHLKYVSAYPYFKERHIPEINDLNVFPPFRRHGAANKMMDEFEQIVGRDHNRIGIGVGLYKSYGAAQRIYCQRGYIPDGNGVMYRDIEALPGSMVRVDDELVLYFVKELDYD; encoded by the coding sequence ATGGAAATCGTCTTGCAAACGCTCGGCAGCGAAGAGCAGAAATCGCTGTGGAAAGCGGCGTTCGAAGCGCATGATATATTCCGGCCCGAGGATTATTACGACCGATGTCTGGACGAAAACACAGCCGGCACCCGCGTCACGCTGCTAGCTTTTGCCAATCATCAGCTCATTGGCTGCTCGCACTTGAAGTACGTGTCCGCGTATCCGTACTTCAAGGAACGGCATATTCCGGAAATCAATGATCTGAACGTCTTTCCTCCCTTTCGCAGGCATGGGGCAGCCAACAAAATGATGGACGAATTCGAGCAAATCGTCGGCCGGGACCATAACCGGATCGGCATCGGCGTCGGGTTGTACAAGAGCTACGGCGCAGCGCAGCGTATTTACTGCCAGCGCGGTTACATCCCGGATGGGAACGGCGTCATGTACCGGGACATCGAAGCGCTGCCGGGATCGATGGTTCGCGTCGATGACGAATTGGTGCTTTATTTTGTGAAAGAACTAGATTACGATTAG
- a CDS encoding SMI1/KNR4 family protein, which yields MWIHFIKEIDSELGFNEPATMESIQIVEQQLKAIIPQSLRSLLLETDGVHHSEFYYDIFWPVERILKENQNIRNEDDVEYYDSFDHLLFFSDAGNGDLFAFLVSNGKVESDEVIVWKHENDSRERISSSLEEFVKGWLEGTIGV from the coding sequence ATGTGGATCCATTTTATAAAAGAAATAGACAGTGAATTAGGGTTCAATGAGCCCGCAACAATGGAGTCCATTCAGATAGTGGAACAACAATTGAAAGCCATAATTCCTCAGTCGCTTAGAAGTCTATTGCTGGAGACGGATGGCGTTCATCACAGTGAATTTTATTATGACATCTTTTGGCCCGTTGAGCGCATTCTCAAAGAAAACCAAAATATTAGAAATGAAGATGATGTTGAATATTATGATTCCTTTGATCATTTATTATTTTTCTCCGATGCAGGAAATGGCGACTTGTTCGCGTTTCTCGTATCGAATGGAAAGGTCGAAAGCGATGAAGTGATTGTTTGGAAGCATGAGAATGATAGCAGGGAAAGGATAAGCTCCTCGCTCGAAGAATTCGTTAAAGGCTGGCTGGAAGGAACGATAGGCGTTTGA
- a CDS encoding GNAT family N-acetyltransferase, which produces MIAYRWMTVEQVSQLKEIDRSEHIDLIYEMQQGALSAIQRDHECPNWNDELLSEIEARYVMELQKGGAAVGAFDGDTLVGFGVLAHRFRGQAQDQLQLDLMFVSRNYRRQGIGSRILSDLKEKAKERGARSLYISSTETRSAVSFYMSNGSRITDEVDEELFEKEPMDIHMIQEL; this is translated from the coding sequence ATGATCGCTTATCGATGGATGACGGTCGAACAAGTCTCGCAGTTGAAGGAAATCGACCGATCCGAGCATATTGACCTCATCTATGAAATGCAGCAGGGAGCGTTGTCGGCGATTCAACGGGATCATGAGTGCCCGAACTGGAACGACGAGCTTCTCTCGGAAATCGAGGCCAGGTATGTCATGGAGCTGCAGAAGGGCGGCGCTGCCGTCGGAGCCTTCGACGGGGATACGCTCGTCGGGTTCGGCGTGCTTGCCCACCGGTTTCGAGGCCAAGCGCAGGACCAGCTGCAGCTTGACCTGATGTTCGTGTCGCGCAACTACAGGCGTCAGGGAATCGGGAGCCGCATCCTGAGCGACCTCAAGGAGAAGGCCAAGGAACGGGGCGCCAGATCGCTCTATATTTCATCGACGGAGACGAGGTCCGCGGTGTCGTTTTATATGAGCAACGGGAGCCGGATCACGGACGAAGTGGACGAGGAGCTCTTCGAGAAAGAGCCGATGGACATCCATATGATTCAGGAGCTGTAG
- a CDS encoding HD domain-containing protein has product MAAANLEKQMAFLVEIDKLKTIQRKAKIMHGDRLENDAEHSWHLAMMALILQQEANADVDLLKVMKMLLVHDIVEIDAGDTFAYDTKGHEDKQERETRAAKRIFGLLPEEQERELFGLWLEFEAKETAEARFASSLDRLQPLIHNHHNEGDSWQRYKITEEMVRNRNREIAKGSEGLWSYAQEIIGRSVEKGFLRKSYEDVLEEEQDGS; this is encoded by the coding sequence ATGGCAGCGGCGAATTTGGAGAAACAAATGGCGTTTCTGGTCGAAATCGACAAGCTGAAGACGATTCAGCGCAAAGCGAAAATCATGCACGGCGATCGGCTCGAGAACGATGCGGAGCATTCGTGGCATCTGGCGATGATGGCGTTGATTCTGCAGCAGGAAGCGAACGCGGACGTCGATCTGCTGAAGGTCATGAAGATGCTGCTCGTCCACGACATCGTGGAAATCGATGCCGGCGACACGTTCGCCTACGATACGAAGGGGCACGAAGATAAGCAGGAGCGCGAGACGCGCGCGGCGAAGCGGATTTTCGGCTTGCTGCCCGAGGAACAGGAGCGGGAGCTGTTCGGGCTCTGGCTGGAATTCGAAGCGAAGGAGACGGCGGAAGCCCGGTTCGCATCGTCGCTCGACCGTCTGCAGCCGCTCATTCACAATCATCATAACGAAGGCGACTCGTGGCAGCGGTACAAGATTACGGAAGAGATGGTACGCAACCGCAACCGGGAAATCGCCAAGGGCTCGGAGGGGTTGTGGTCGTACGCGCAGGAGATTATCGGGCGATCGGTGGAGAAGGGTTTTTTGCGGAAGTCCTATGAGGATGTTCTTGAGGAGGAGCAGGATGGCTCGTAG
- a CDS encoding methylated-DNA--[protein]-cysteine S-methyltransferase, translating to MEKQQQATIVYWDTFVHPIFQNRALYLAATDSGLCQITLPNEASFDTVRAWIGKRIPDARLVQDPERLSAYSRQLKEYCDGTRKRFTFPLDFRGTKFQNAVWQALADIPFGETRSYAEIARTIGNPKAVRAVGTANGKNPIPIVVPCHRVIGANRTLTGFRGGLRMKEDLLRLEGVRTFTNTGHERFQF from the coding sequence GTGGAGAAACAGCAGCAAGCGACTATTGTGTATTGGGATACGTTCGTCCATCCGATCTTTCAGAATCGGGCGCTATATTTGGCTGCCACGGATAGCGGTTTATGCCAGATTACGCTGCCGAACGAAGCGTCGTTCGACACGGTTCGGGCGTGGATCGGCAAACGCATACCGGATGCCCGATTGGTTCAAGATCCCGAACGGCTGTCCGCATACAGCCGGCAGTTGAAAGAATACTGCGATGGAACGCGCAAGCGATTTACGTTTCCGCTCGATTTTAGAGGGACGAAGTTTCAAAATGCCGTTTGGCAAGCGCTGGCGGACATTCCTTTCGGCGAAACGCGCAGTTACGCGGAGATCGCGAGGACGATCGGTAACCCGAAGGCGGTGCGGGCGGTAGGAACGGCCAACGGGAAGAATCCGATTCCTATCGTCGTCCCCTGTCATCGCGTCATCGGCGCCAACCGGACGCTCACCGGGTTCAGAGGCGGTCTGAGAATGAAAGAGGACTTGCTCCGGCTGGAGGGCGTCCGGACGTTTACGAATACAGGGCATGAGCGTTTTCAATTCTAG
- a CDS encoding ABC transporter ATP-binding protein, whose protein sequence is MSKNDILVDVRNLKKHFTKGTDIWGRSKDVLKAVDGVSFQIRRGETFGLVGESGSGKSTVGRCLIRLYDYTAGEVLFDGQDMSKLGDKQLKPFRRRIQTIFQDPYSSLNPGMTVLDLIGEPMNIHGVYKGEKDRIETVGTLLEKVGLKREHMNRYPHEFSGGQRQRISIARALSVRPEFVVCDEPISALDVSVQAQVINMLEDLQAEFGLTYLFIAHDLSMVRHISDRIGVMYGGRLVEVADSDELYENPLHPYTKALLSSIPIPDPRTARDNSPLIYDPRAAAAAGDNELREVSPGHFVAGH, encoded by the coding sequence ATGAGCAAGAACGACATCTTGGTCGACGTGCGCAATTTGAAGAAGCATTTTACGAAAGGCACGGATATTTGGGGGCGCAGCAAGGATGTGCTGAAGGCCGTCGACGGCGTCAGCTTCCAGATTCGCAGGGGCGAGACGTTCGGCCTCGTCGGCGAGTCGGGCAGCGGGAAGTCGACGGTAGGACGCTGCCTGATCCGGCTTTACGACTATACGGCGGGAGAAGTCTTGTTCGACGGGCAGGACATGTCCAAGCTCGGAGACAAGCAGTTGAAGCCTTTCCGCAGACGGATCCAAACGATCTTCCAAGATCCGTATTCCTCGCTCAACCCCGGCATGACGGTATTGGATCTGATCGGGGAGCCGATGAACATCCATGGCGTGTACAAGGGCGAGAAGGATCGGATCGAAACGGTCGGCACATTGCTGGAGAAGGTCGGGCTGAAGCGCGAGCATATGAATCGCTATCCGCATGAATTCAGCGGCGGCCAGCGCCAGCGGATTTCGATAGCCCGCGCCTTGTCCGTGCGTCCGGAATTCGTCGTGTGCGACGAGCCGATATCGGCGCTGGACGTATCCGTTCAGGCACAGGTCATCAACATGCTGGAGGATCTGCAGGCCGAGTTCGGCTTGACGTATCTCTTCATCGCGCATGACTTGTCCATGGTGCGCCATATTTCCGACCGGATCGGCGTCATGTATGGCGGCCGTCTCGTGGAAGTGGCGGACAGCGACGAGCTGTACGAGAATCCGCTGCATCCGTATACGAAGGCGCTGCTGTCGTCCATTCCGATTCCGGATCCGCGGACGGCGCGCGACAACAGTCCGCTGATTTACGACCCGCGTGCCGCGGCGGCCGCCGGGGATAACGAGCTGCGAGAAGTCAGTCCGGGTCATTTTGTGGCCGGTCATTAG
- a CDS encoding ABC transporter ATP-binding protein, producing the protein MTEQLLTVDNLKVSFHTRAGENQAVRGVSFRVDAGDTLGIVGESGSGKSVTAKAIMDLIVAPGEIRSGDIRFRGESLRGLPEKKWRHIRGNRIAMVFQDPMTSLNPVKKIGMQIAEVIRRHRGLSKEESVREAVEMLRKVGINEPERRVNQYPHEFSGGMRQRVMIAMALSCSPELLIADEPTTALDVTIQAQLLDLLQKLKEQSDTAIVLITHDLGVVAKVCTRVVIMYGGMVMEEGSVEDIFYRTGHPYTQGLLQSLPKHGGANKERLVPIEGSPPDLIDPPSGCPFMERCPHAFAKCAELPPMYELGPNHRSLCWLLDGGKQTLEQALAEGGAVK; encoded by the coding sequence ATGACAGAACAGCTGCTGACGGTCGACAATTTGAAAGTTTCTTTCCATACCCGGGCCGGCGAGAACCAGGCGGTAAGAGGCGTCAGTTTCCGCGTCGACGCGGGGGATACGCTCGGCATCGTCGGCGAATCGGGAAGCGGCAAGAGCGTCACGGCGAAGGCGATCATGGATTTGATCGTTGCGCCGGGCGAAATACGGAGCGGCGATATTCGCTTCCGCGGCGAGAGCCTGCGCGGGCTGCCGGAGAAGAAATGGCGCCATATCCGCGGCAATCGGATCGCCATGGTCTTTCAGGATCCGATGACGTCTCTCAATCCGGTGAAGAAGATCGGGATGCAGATCGCGGAAGTCATCCGCAGGCATCGGGGCTTGAGCAAAGAGGAATCCGTTCGCGAAGCGGTCGAGATGCTGCGCAAGGTCGGCATCAATGAGCCGGAACGCCGGGTGAATCAATATCCGCATGAATTCAGCGGCGGCATGCGCCAGCGCGTCATGATCGCGATGGCGCTCTCGTGCAGCCCGGAGCTGCTCATTGCGGACGAGCCGACAACGGCGCTCGACGTCACGATCCAGGCGCAGCTGCTCGATCTGCTTCAGAAGCTCAAAGAGCAGTCCGACACCGCGATCGTCCTCATTACGCATGATCTCGGCGTCGTTGCCAAAGTATGTACCCGCGTCGTCATCATGTACGGCGGCATGGTGATGGAAGAGGGAAGCGTCGAGGATATTTTCTATCGGACGGGTCACCCGTACACCCAAGGCTTGCTTCAGTCCCTTCCGAAGCATGGCGGGGCGAACAAGGAACGGCTCGTTCCGATCGAAGGCTCGCCGCCGGATCTGATCGATCCGCCGTCAGGCTGCCCGTTCATGGAGCGCTGTCCGCATGCGTTCGCCAAATGCGCGGAGCTGCCGCCGATGTACGAGCTCGGCCCTAATCACCGCTCGCTGTGCTGGCTGCTGGACGGCGGCAAGCAGACGCTGGAGCAGGCGTTGGCGGAAGGAGGCGCGGTCAAATGA
- a CDS encoding ABC transporter permease, with the protein MNRSKWRNVGRELMTNKLGIVAILVLVVFVLAAVFAFLSSKDPNEMTPQKLVHPGAGHWFGTDDYGRDYFARALYGGRVSLTVGFLAMILSTSIGVAIGVISGYFGGWIDTLLMRFLEIIMSIPSFLILLLLSIYLRPSVGNLIVIIALLMWMSIARIIRAETLALKEREYVLYAKASGQGAFGIIWRHILPNLVSVIIVSATNNVASAIMMESSLSFLGFGVQAPNATWGSMLNGAQGLMFQAAYLAILPGVLIFLTVLSFNVLGDILRVGFEPKLGKR; encoded by the coding sequence ATGAATCGGAGCAAATGGCGCAATGTCGGCAGAGAATTGATGACGAACAAGCTGGGGATCGTCGCGATCCTTGTGCTCGTCGTGTTTGTATTGGCGGCCGTCTTCGCCTTCCTGTCGTCCAAAGATCCTAATGAGATGACTCCGCAGAAGCTGGTGCACCCGGGTGCGGGCCATTGGTTCGGAACGGACGATTACGGACGGGATTATTTTGCACGGGCGTTGTACGGCGGACGCGTATCGCTGACGGTCGGGTTTCTGGCCATGATTCTGTCGACGAGCATCGGCGTTGCAATCGGCGTCATCAGCGGTTATTTCGGCGGGTGGATCGATACCCTGCTGATGCGTTTCCTGGAAATCATCATGTCTATTCCGTCTTTCTTGATCCTGCTGCTGCTCAGCATTTATCTCAGGCCGAGCGTCGGCAATTTGATCGTTATAATCGCGCTCTTGATGTGGATGAGCATCGCCCGGATTATTCGTGCTGAGACGCTGGCGCTCAAGGAACGCGAGTATGTACTCTATGCGAAAGCTTCCGGGCAGGGGGCGTTCGGCATTATCTGGCGGCATATCCTGCCGAACCTGGTGTCCGTCATTATCGTCAGCGCGACGAACAACGTCGCTTCGGCGATCATGATGGAATCGTCGCTCAGCTTCCTCGGATTTGGCGTGCAAGCGCCGAATGCCACTTGGGGCAGTATGCTGAACGGCGCGCAAGGTCTGATGTTCCAAGCGGCGTATTTGGCCATATTACCAGGGGTGTTGATTTTCTTGACGGTGCTCAGCTTCAACGTGCTGGGCGATATATTGCGGGTCGGCTTCGAGCCGAAGCTGGGCAAACGGTAA
- a CDS encoding ABC transporter permease, producing MRRLIVRRLLQTIPMLFFVSLVCFALVKAAPGDPVLSFVTPNMHADDIERVRHNLGLDKPGYVQYGIWLKESLSGNLGYSLINHLPVMKQIVERLPATAGLMGSAIALAVLLAIPLGLLAGANRNKWIDKLVNLFAYVGISVPLFWLAILFVYFFSIKMHWLPSMGMHTIGKESAIDVIKHGILPCSVLAISFLSTYVRYIRSSTISQLKEDYVQIQYAFGSGKRTILFRHVMKHVLLPIITLLGMSMGELVTGAIVTETVFSWPGIGSLGMTAVRGMDYPVILGITLFSSVMLILGNLLADILYGFADPRIKTTR from the coding sequence ATGAGACGACTAATCGTTCGAAGACTCTTGCAAACTATACCGATGCTGTTCTTTGTTTCGCTCGTGTGCTTCGCGCTCGTGAAGGCCGCTCCCGGGGATCCGGTGCTGTCATTCGTGACGCCGAACATGCATGCGGACGATATTGAACGCGTCCGTCACAACCTTGGCTTGGACAAGCCGGGCTATGTGCAGTACGGTATCTGGCTGAAAGAAAGCCTGAGCGGCAATCTGGGCTATTCGCTCATCAACCATTTGCCGGTGATGAAACAAATCGTGGAGCGACTGCCGGCTACGGCCGGTTTAATGGGCTCGGCAATAGCGCTCGCGGTGCTGCTCGCCATTCCGCTCGGACTGTTGGCCGGGGCGAACCGCAATAAGTGGATCGATAAGCTCGTCAACTTGTTCGCGTATGTGGGCATATCGGTTCCGTTGTTCTGGCTCGCGATTCTATTCGTTTATTTCTTCTCCATCAAGATGCACTGGCTGCCGAGCATGGGCATGCACACGATCGGGAAGGAAAGCGCGATCGATGTCATCAAGCATGGGATCCTGCCTTGCTCGGTGCTCGCGATTAGCTTCCTATCCACCTATGTGCGGTACATCCGTTCGAGTACGATCAGTCAGTTGAAAGAAGACTATGTTCAAATCCAATATGCGTTCGGCTCCGGCAAACGGACGATCCTATTCCGCCATGTAATGAAGCATGTGCTGCTGCCGATCATCACGCTGCTCGGGATGTCGATGGGCGAACTGGTGACGGGGGCGATCGTAACCGAGACCGTCTTCTCCTGGCCGGGCATCGGATCGCTCGGGATGACGGCGGTACGAGGGATGGACTACCCTGTCATTCTGGGGATTACGCTGTTCTCGTCCGTCATGCTGATTCTCGGCAATCTGCTTGCGGACATTCTGTACGGCTTTGCCGATCCACGAATCAAAACAACGAGGTGA
- a CDS encoding ABC transporter substrate-binding protein yields the protein MRKSYFGAVVLLSLTLLLSACGGNNNSNNTSNTGNAPANNSEPAASDQPKDGGNLIIAVGADPVILNPNYAGDRVSLTIDQALYAPLFQVNNGKKTFYLADSLDLSADKLTYTLKLKSGLTWHDGEKLTADDVVFTIDKILDEKQNSLLRTNFIINGKPIQAVKVDDLTVEFKLPQVAPAFEATLVQVSPIPKHIFENEADIEKSTKNAAPVGSGAFKFKEYKTGEYVTLERFDNYFGGKPHLDSITYRIAKDTNAANLALQNGEINVKLMDPQDVAPIEATNNFEIKPYSEGRLSYLMFNEISDSGVLGKKEVRQALSYALNRDDLITTTYMSSDYADPAKSILASDNIYFDNDVASFDYDEAKAKEMLKAAGVSNLKLRFIVSGGNKAQEAIALYVQQQLKKIDVAVTIDTLDASAFGAKLQDTKTTDYDLLAGGYIMGYDPDAYSILYTTDADSNFFHYSNKEVDSLFQQGAAEGDTTKRGDLYKKMQEIVAEDAPVYPIAYTKTIVAIDKKYGGLDQAVLKPVVIFEDPSKLYLK from the coding sequence ATGCGCAAAAGTTATTTTGGGGCAGTCGTATTACTATCTTTAACATTGCTTCTCAGTGCTTGCGGGGGGAACAACAACAGCAATAACACGTCTAACACCGGGAATGCGCCGGCGAACAACTCGGAGCCTGCTGCGAGCGATCAACCGAAAGACGGCGGCAACTTGATTATTGCCGTTGGAGCAGATCCTGTAATTCTTAACCCTAACTACGCAGGCGACCGTGTCAGCCTGACGATCGACCAAGCGCTGTACGCGCCGCTGTTCCAAGTTAACAATGGCAAGAAAACCTTCTATCTGGCGGACAGCCTGGATCTCTCCGCAGATAAATTAACGTATACATTGAAATTGAAAAGCGGTCTGACTTGGCATGACGGCGAGAAGCTGACAGCCGACGATGTCGTGTTCACGATCGATAAGATTCTCGACGAGAAGCAAAACAGCTTGCTGAGAACGAACTTTATCATCAACGGCAAACCGATCCAAGCGGTGAAAGTCGACGACTTGACGGTTGAATTCAAGCTTCCGCAAGTTGCTCCGGCATTCGAAGCGACGCTTGTCCAAGTGTCCCCGATTCCGAAGCATATCTTCGAGAACGAAGCCGACATCGAGAAAAGCACGAAGAACGCTGCACCTGTCGGTTCCGGCGCGTTCAAATTCAAAGAATACAAAACCGGCGAGTATGTAACGCTGGAGCGCTTCGATAACTATTTCGGCGGTAAGCCGCATTTGGATTCCATCACGTACCGCATCGCGAAAGACACGAATGCTGCTAACCTGGCGCTGCAAAACGGCGAGATCAACGTGAAATTAATGGATCCGCAAGACGTAGCTCCGATTGAAGCGACGAACAATTTCGAAATCAAGCCTTATAGCGAAGGCCGTCTGTCCTATCTGATGTTCAACGAGATCAGCGACTCTGGCGTACTCGGCAAGAAAGAAGTTCGCCAAGCGTTGTCTTACGCGCTGAACCGGGACGATCTGATTACGACAACGTACATGTCCAGCGACTATGCAGATCCTGCAAAATCGATCTTGGCATCCGATAACATTTACTTCGATAACGACGTGGCCAGCTTCGATTATGACGAGGCTAAAGCGAAAGAAATGCTGAAAGCGGCCGGCGTAAGCAACCTGAAACTCCGTTTCATCGTATCGGGCGGCAACAAGGCGCAAGAGGCCATTGCTCTGTATGTGCAGCAACAATTGAAGAAAATCGACGTAGCAGTTACGATCGACACCTTGGACGCTTCCGCATTCGGCGCGAAATTGCAGGATACGAAAACAACCGACTATGATCTGTTGGCCGGCGGATATATCATGGGTTACGACCCGGATGCGTACAGCATTCTCTACACGACGGACGCAGACTCGAACTTCTTCCACTACTCCAACAAAGAAGTGGACAGCCTCTTCCAACAAGGCGCGGCTGAAGGCGATACAACTAAACGCGGCGACCTCTACAAGAAGATGCAAGAGATCGTGGCTGAAGATGCGCCGGTCTATCCGATCGCATACACCAAAACGATCGTAGCGATCGATAAGAAATACGGCGGTCTGGACCAAGCCGTGCTAAAACCGGTCGTTATCTTCGAAGATCCTTCTAAACTTTACTTGAAATAA
- a CDS encoding DJ-1/PfpI family protein — MRIAFILFDGVTFLDFVGFYDVITRLRFFEKTKDASWDICAMQEEITDELGMTMKANRVRPDLSAYDLIFVPGGLGTRELRNETAFADWLKGAEKARYLVSVCTGSLLLGAAGFLADVRATTHPFAYDLLAPYCKEVVQARIVHEGNRITGGGVATSVDLGLYLVSLFLDPDEVANIKKQMDYPYEVQDIVVI, encoded by the coding sequence ATGAGGATAGCTTTTATTTTATTCGACGGCGTCACCTTTTTGGACTTTGTAGGCTTCTATGATGTCATTACGCGATTGCGGTTTTTTGAGAAAACGAAGGATGCGTCATGGGATATTTGCGCGATGCAGGAGGAAATCACGGACGAGCTTGGCATGACGATGAAGGCGAACCGGGTCCGGCCGGATTTGTCTGCCTACGATCTGATTTTCGTTCCGGGCGGCCTGGGTACGCGCGAACTGCGCAATGAGACTGCTTTTGCCGATTGGCTGAAGGGAGCCGAGAAGGCTCGTTACTTGGTTTCGGTGTGCACGGGATCGCTGTTGCTGGGCGCCGCGGGATTCCTGGCTGACGTACGGGCGACCACGCATCCGTTCGCCTATGATCTGTTAGCGCCTTACTGCAAAGAAGTCGTTCAAGCGAGAATCGTTCATGAAGGAAATCGGATTACGGGCGGGGGCGTGGCCACCTCCGTGGACTTGGGACTCTATCTGGTCAGTCTGTTTCTGGACCCTGACGAGGTCGCCAATATCAAGAAGCAGATGGATTATCCGTACGAGGTGCAGGACATCGTCGTTATTTAA
- a CDS encoding MraY family glycosyltransferase: protein MIISYLIAFIVSFLIVYLVIPPLGRLAFRLDFVDKPRQNVERKIHRKPIPLTASYAIFAGFIVTYLCVAKGFTMQTGAIILGSILLLAIGTVDDWYKTRGKDFPTLPKFLVQISAAVVVYASGITFSGFYNPLSGAFVNLPEWLQFVLTILWIFGVTTVINFSDGMDGLAGGLSAISAVTLFVVAMAKGQSDSAMMAIILVGVTVAYLRYNKPPAQVFMGDAGATFLGFILAVIALDGAFKQATVLSLFIPILALGVPIFDNIFVVLKRLRGGKPIYQADASQAHYRLLRAGLSPKQAVMFLYLINGCLSLSSIILLLLQV from the coding sequence ATGATCATTTCGTATCTAATCGCATTCATCGTGTCCTTTCTGATCGTGTATCTCGTTATACCGCCGCTCGGGAGACTGGCGTTCCGCCTTGATTTCGTGGACAAGCCCAGGCAGAACGTCGAGCGCAAAATCCATCGCAAGCCGATTCCGCTGACAGCGAGCTACGCCATCTTCGCGGGCTTTATCGTCACCTATCTGTGTGTCGCAAAAGGATTCACGATGCAGACGGGAGCGATTATTCTCGGCTCTATCTTGCTGCTCGCCATCGGAACTGTCGATGACTGGTACAAGACGCGGGGCAAGGATTTTCCGACGCTGCCGAAGTTTCTCGTGCAAATTTCCGCCGCTGTCGTCGTCTACGCCTCCGGCATTACATTCAGCGGGTTCTACAATCCCCTCAGCGGCGCATTCGTGAATTTGCCGGAGTGGCTGCAATTCGTCTTGACGATATTATGGATCTTCGGGGTGACGACGGTCATTAACTTCTCCGACGGCATGGACGGGCTGGCTGGCGGACTTTCGGCGATTTCCGCCGTTACGCTCTTCGTAGTCGCCATGGCCAAAGGGCAATCCGACTCCGCCATGATGGCGATTATTCTCGTCGGGGTCACGGTTGCCTACCTTCGGTACAATAAACCGCCGGCGCAGGTATTCATGGGCGATGCGGGGGCGACGTTCCTCGGCTTCATCCTGGCGGTCATCGCGCTCGACGGCGCGTTCAAACAAGCGACGGTATTGTCGCTCTTCATTCCGATCCTTGCGCTCGGCGTGCCGATCTTCGACAACATCTTCGTCGTGCTGAAGCGGCTGCGCGGTGGCAAGCCGATCTATCAAGCCGACGCCAGTCAGGCGCATTACCGTCTGCTGCGCGCCGGCCTCAGTCCCAAGCAGGCCGTCATGTTCCTGTATTTGATCAACGGGTGCTTGAGCTTGTCGTCGATTATTTTGCTGCTGCTGCAGGTGTGA